Proteins encoded by one window of Grus americana isolate bGruAme1 chromosome 7, bGruAme1.mat, whole genome shotgun sequence:
- the JAKMIP3 gene encoding janus kinase and microtubule-interacting protein 3 isoform X5: MSKKGTSSRARGEKPDALAALQAANEELRAKLTDIQIELQQEKSKVSKLEREKNQEVKQIKEHEQHKSTVVVTELKVKLHEEKMKELQAVREALLRQHEAELLRVIKIKDNEIQRLQTLLNAVRDGAPDKVKTVLLTEAKEEAKKGFEVEKIKMQQEISELKGAKKQVEEALTMVIQADKIKAAEIRSVYHLHQEEISRIKRECEREIRRLMEEIKFKDRAVYVLERELGVQAGHAQRLQLQKEALDEQLSQIKESDRHLSSPKRELPYASGAGDASDHSGSPEQQLDEKDARRFQLKIAELSAIIRKLEDRNALLSEERNELLKRLREAESQYKPILDKNKRLSRKNEELSHALRRMENKLKFVTQENIAMRQRAGTIRRPSSLNDLDHSQEEREVDFLRLQVIEQQNIIDELSKTLETAGYVKSVMERDKLLRYRKQRKKMTRIPKPVVETFFGYDEEASLESDGSSISYQTDRTDQTPCTPEDDLEEGMAKEETELRFRQLTMEYQALQRAYALLQEQVGGTLDAEREVKTREQLQAEIHRSQAQIEDLEKALAEQGQDMKWIEEKQALYRRNQELVEKIKQMEAEEARLKHDVQDVKDQNELLEFRILELEERERRSPAINFHHGPFTEGKSPLQVYCEAEGVTDIVVAELMKKLDILGDNANLTNEEQVVVIQARTVLTLAEKWLQQIEVTESALQQKMLDLENEKELFSKQKGYLDDELDFRKQSLDQAHKQILELEAMLYDALQQEAGAKISELLSEEEKEKLKSAVEQWKRQVMSELRERDAQILRERMELIQHAQQRIKELEERIEGQKRQIKELEEKLSFFGHSPSGHVQKPTEEATIASAVLSRKTALIAKTEKETLPFQKPQISLIFCY, from the exons GTCAGCAAgttggaaagagagaaaaatcaggaaGTTAAGCAGATCAAAGAGCACGAACAGCATAAAAGTACAGTGGTGGTAACAGAGCTCAAAGTCAAACTTcatgaagagaaaatgaaggagCTCCAAGCTGTTCGAGAAGCACTTTTGAGACAGCACGAAGCTGAGCTACTTagagtaataaaaattaaagataatGAAATCCAGAGACTACAGACCCTTCTCAATGCTGTACGTGATGGGGCTCCTGACAAGGTGAAAACAGTGCTGCTCACAGAGGCGAAGGAGGAGGCCAAGAAGGGGTTTGAagttgagaaaataaaaatgcagcaggaaATTTCAGAGCTGAAGGGGGCTAAGAAACAAGTGGAAGAGGCTTTAACTATGGTCATCCAAGCTGACAAAATTAAAGCAGCTGAGATAAGGAGTGTGTATCACCTGCATCAGGAGGAAATCAGCAGAATTAAGAGGGAGTGTGAGAGAGAAATTCGTAGACTG ATGGAGGAGATTAAATTTAAAGACAGAGCAGTCTACGTGCTGGAGAGAGAGTTAGGGGTTCAAGCCGGGCATGCTCAGAGACTGCAGCTCCAAAAGGAGGCTTTAGATGAACAACTTTCCCAGATCAAAGAGTCTGATCGGCATCTGAGCAGCCCCAAGCGGGAACTTCCTTATGCAAGTGGTGCAGGAGACGCTTCAGATCATTCGGGAAGCCCC GAACAGCAGTTGGATGAAAAGGATGCCCGGCGTTTCCAACTCAAAATCGCTGAGCTGAGTGCCATCATCAGGAAGCTGGAGGACCGGAACGCGCTGCTGTCGGAGGAGAGAAACGAGCTG TTAAAACGTCTTAGAGAAGCTGAAAGTCAGTATAAGCCCATTTTGGACAAAAATAAACGCCTTAGTAGGAAGAATGAAGAATTGTCACATGCCTTACGTcgaatggaaaacaaattaaaatttgtaaCACAAGAAAATATAGCAATG AGACAAAGAGCTGGAACAATAAGGAGACCGAGCTCTCTAAATGACCTTGACCACAgccaggaagaaagagaagttgATTTCCTGAGGCTACAAGTCATTGAACAGCAAAACATCATTGATGAACTCTCCAAG ACCCTGGAAACTGCTGGCTATGTGAAGAGTGTCATG GAACGTGATAAGCTGTTAAGGTAtaggaagcaaaggaaaaaaatgaccagAATTCccaag CCGGTCGTGGAGACGTTTTTCGGCTACGATGaagaagcttccttggagtcTGATGGTTCCTCTATCTCGTACCAAACTGACCGGACAGATCAAACCCCTTGCACTCCTGAAGATGACTTGGAAGAG ggCATGGCCAAGGAAGAGACAGAACTGCGATTTCGGCAGCTGACGATGGAGTACCAGGCTCTGCAACGAGCATACGCCCTATTGCAAGAACAGGTCGGAGGAACATTGGATGCAGAACGAGAAGTTAAG ACACGTGAGCAGCTCCAAGCAGAAATACACCGCTCTCAGGCTCAGATCGAAGACCTGGAGAAGGCCCTTGCTGAGCAGGGGCAG gaTATGAAGTGGATTGAGGAGAAGCAAGCATTGTATAGAAGAAACCAAGAGCTGGTAGAAAAG ataaaaCAAATGGAAGCTGAGGAAGCTCGCTTGAAACACGATGTCCAGGACGTTAAGGATCAAAACGAGCTCCTGGAGTTCAGGATCTTGGAGCTCGAA gagagagaaagacGATCGCCTGCCATCAACTTCCATCACGGTCCTTTTACAGAGGGGAAAAGCCCTCTCCAAGTCTACTGCGAGGCAGAAGGTGTAACA GACATAGTAGTAGCAGAGCTGATGAAAAAATTGGACATTTTAGGGGATAACGCC AATCTGACCAATGAAGAGCAAGTAGTTGTCATACAAGCAAGGACAGTTCTCACGTTGGCTGAAAAG TGGCTACAGCAGATAGAAGTGACGGAGTCTGCCCTGCAGCAGAAGATGCTGGATCTCGAGAACGAAAAG GAGCTGTTCAGCAAGCAGAAGGGCTACCTGGATGATGAGCTCGACTTCAGGAAACAGTCCTTGGACCAAGCTCACAAG CAAATTCTGGAATTAGAAGCCATGCTCTATGATGCCCTGCAGCAAGAAGCTGGAGCCAAAATTTCCGAACTTctttcagaagaggagaaagagaaactgaagagCGCTGTAGAGCAATGGAAGAGGCAGGTGATGAGCGAGCTCCGGGAGAGGGACGCCCAAATCCTGCGAGAAAGGATGGAGCTCATTCAACACGCACAGCAG AGAATTAAAGAGCTAGAAGAAAGAATTGAAGGccaaaaaagacaaataaaagagTTAGAGGAAAAG ctttCATTCTTTGGTCATAGTCCTTCAGGCCACGTGCAAAAG cCTACTGAGGAAGCTACAATTGCTTCTGCTGTTCTTAGCAGGAAGACAGCATTGATTgccaagacagaaaaagagacatTGCCGTTTCAGAAACCCCAAATATCTCTCATATTTTGCTACTGA
- the JAKMIP3 gene encoding janus kinase and microtubule-interacting protein 3 isoform X6 yields MSKKGTSSRARGEKPDALAALQAANEELRAKLTDIQIELQQEKSKVSKLEREKNQEVKQIKEHEQHKSTVVVTELKVKLHEEKMKELQAVREALLRQHEAELLRVIKIKDNEIQRLQTLLNAVRDGAPDKVKTVLLTEAKEEAKKGFEVEKIKMQQEISELKGAKKQVEEALTMVIQADKIKAAEIRSVYHLHQEEISRIKRECEREIRRLMEEIKFKDRAVYVLERELGVQAGHAQRLQLQKEALDEQLSQIKESDRHLSSPKRELPYASGAGDASDHSGSPQLDEKDARRFQLKIAELSAIIRKLEDRNALLSEERNELLKRLREAESQYKPILDKNKRLSRKNEELSHALRRMENKLKFVTQENIAMRQRAGTIRRPSSLNDLDHSQEEREVDFLRLQVIEQQNIIDELSKTLETAGYVKSVMERDKLLRYRKQRKKMTRIPKKPVVETFFGYDEEASLESDGSSISYQTDRTDQTPCTPEDDLEEGMAKEETELRFRQLTMEYQALQRAYALLQEQVGGTLDAEREVKTREQLQAEIHRSQAQIEDLEKALAEQGQDMKWIEEKQALYRRNQELVEKIKQMEAEEARLKHDVQDVKDQNELLEFRILELEERERRSPAINFHHGPFTEGKSPLQVYCEAEGVTDIVVAELMKKLDILGDNANLTNEEQVVVIQARTVLTLAEKWLQQIEVTESALQQKMLDLENEKELFSKQKGYLDDELDFRKQSLDQAHKQILELEAMLYDALQQEAGAKISELLSEEEKEKLKSAVEQWKRQVMSELRERDAQILRERMELIQHAQQRIKELEERIEGQKRQIKELEEKLSFFGHSPSGHVQKPTEEATIASAVLSRKTALIAKTEKETLPFQKPQISLIFCY; encoded by the exons GTCAGCAAgttggaaagagagaaaaatcaggaaGTTAAGCAGATCAAAGAGCACGAACAGCATAAAAGTACAGTGGTGGTAACAGAGCTCAAAGTCAAACTTcatgaagagaaaatgaaggagCTCCAAGCTGTTCGAGAAGCACTTTTGAGACAGCACGAAGCTGAGCTACTTagagtaataaaaattaaagataatGAAATCCAGAGACTACAGACCCTTCTCAATGCTGTACGTGATGGGGCTCCTGACAAGGTGAAAACAGTGCTGCTCACAGAGGCGAAGGAGGAGGCCAAGAAGGGGTTTGAagttgagaaaataaaaatgcagcaggaaATTTCAGAGCTGAAGGGGGCTAAGAAACAAGTGGAAGAGGCTTTAACTATGGTCATCCAAGCTGACAAAATTAAAGCAGCTGAGATAAGGAGTGTGTATCACCTGCATCAGGAGGAAATCAGCAGAATTAAGAGGGAGTGTGAGAGAGAAATTCGTAGACTG ATGGAGGAGATTAAATTTAAAGACAGAGCAGTCTACGTGCTGGAGAGAGAGTTAGGGGTTCAAGCCGGGCATGCTCAGAGACTGCAGCTCCAAAAGGAGGCTTTAGATGAACAACTTTCCCAGATCAAAGAGTCTGATCGGCATCTGAGCAGCCCCAAGCGGGAACTTCCTTATGCAAGTGGTGCAGGAGACGCTTCAGATCATTCGGGAAGCCCC CAGTTGGATGAAAAGGATGCCCGGCGTTTCCAACTCAAAATCGCTGAGCTGAGTGCCATCATCAGGAAGCTGGAGGACCGGAACGCGCTGCTGTCGGAGGAGAGAAACGAGCTG TTAAAACGTCTTAGAGAAGCTGAAAGTCAGTATAAGCCCATTTTGGACAAAAATAAACGCCTTAGTAGGAAGAATGAAGAATTGTCACATGCCTTACGTcgaatggaaaacaaattaaaatttgtaaCACAAGAAAATATAGCAATG AGACAAAGAGCTGGAACAATAAGGAGACCGAGCTCTCTAAATGACCTTGACCACAgccaggaagaaagagaagttgATTTCCTGAGGCTACAAGTCATTGAACAGCAAAACATCATTGATGAACTCTCCAAG ACCCTGGAAACTGCTGGCTATGTGAAGAGTGTCATG GAACGTGATAAGCTGTTAAGGTAtaggaagcaaaggaaaaaaatgaccagAATTCccaag AAGCCGGTCGTGGAGACGTTTTTCGGCTACGATGaagaagcttccttggagtcTGATGGTTCCTCTATCTCGTACCAAACTGACCGGACAGATCAAACCCCTTGCACTCCTGAAGATGACTTGGAAGAG ggCATGGCCAAGGAAGAGACAGAACTGCGATTTCGGCAGCTGACGATGGAGTACCAGGCTCTGCAACGAGCATACGCCCTATTGCAAGAACAGGTCGGAGGAACATTGGATGCAGAACGAGAAGTTAAG ACACGTGAGCAGCTCCAAGCAGAAATACACCGCTCTCAGGCTCAGATCGAAGACCTGGAGAAGGCCCTTGCTGAGCAGGGGCAG gaTATGAAGTGGATTGAGGAGAAGCAAGCATTGTATAGAAGAAACCAAGAGCTGGTAGAAAAG ataaaaCAAATGGAAGCTGAGGAAGCTCGCTTGAAACACGATGTCCAGGACGTTAAGGATCAAAACGAGCTCCTGGAGTTCAGGATCTTGGAGCTCGAA gagagagaaagacGATCGCCTGCCATCAACTTCCATCACGGTCCTTTTACAGAGGGGAAAAGCCCTCTCCAAGTCTACTGCGAGGCAGAAGGTGTAACA GACATAGTAGTAGCAGAGCTGATGAAAAAATTGGACATTTTAGGGGATAACGCC AATCTGACCAATGAAGAGCAAGTAGTTGTCATACAAGCAAGGACAGTTCTCACGTTGGCTGAAAAG TGGCTACAGCAGATAGAAGTGACGGAGTCTGCCCTGCAGCAGAAGATGCTGGATCTCGAGAACGAAAAG GAGCTGTTCAGCAAGCAGAAGGGCTACCTGGATGATGAGCTCGACTTCAGGAAACAGTCCTTGGACCAAGCTCACAAG CAAATTCTGGAATTAGAAGCCATGCTCTATGATGCCCTGCAGCAAGAAGCTGGAGCCAAAATTTCCGAACTTctttcagaagaggagaaagagaaactgaagagCGCTGTAGAGCAATGGAAGAGGCAGGTGATGAGCGAGCTCCGGGAGAGGGACGCCCAAATCCTGCGAGAAAGGATGGAGCTCATTCAACACGCACAGCAG AGAATTAAAGAGCTAGAAGAAAGAATTGAAGGccaaaaaagacaaataaaagagTTAGAGGAAAAG ctttCATTCTTTGGTCATAGTCCTTCAGGCCACGTGCAAAAG cCTACTGAGGAAGCTACAATTGCTTCTGCTGTTCTTAGCAGGAAGACAGCATTGATTgccaagacagaaaaagagacatTGCCGTTTCAGAAACCCCAAATATCTCTCATATTTTGCTACTGA
- the JAKMIP3 gene encoding janus kinase and microtubule-interacting protein 3 isoform X3, whose protein sequence is MSKKGTSSRARGEKPDALAALQAANEELRAKLTDIQIELQQEKSKVSKLEREKNQEVKQIKEHEQHKSTVVVTELKVKLHEEKMKELQAVREALLRQHEAELLRVIKIKDNEIQRLQTLLNAVRDGAPDKVKTVLLTEAKEEAKKGFEVEKIKMQQEISELKGAKKQVEEALTMVIQADKIKAAEIRSVYHLHQEEISRIKRECEREIRRLMEEIKFKDRAVYVLERELGVQAGHAQRLQLQKEALDEQLSQIKESDRHLSSPKRELPYASGAGDASDHSGSPEQQLDEKDARRFQLKIAELSAIIRKLEDRNALLSEERNELLKRLREAESQYKPILDKNKRLSRKNEELSHALRRMENKLKFVTQENIAMRQRAGTIRRPSSLNDLDHSQEEREVDFLRLQVIEQQNIIDELSKTLETAGYVKSVMERDKLLRYRKQRKKMTRIPKKPVVETFFGYDEEASLESDGSSISYQTDRTDQTPCTPEDDLEEGMAKEETELRFRQLTMEYQALQRAYALLQEQVGGTLDAEREVKTREQLQAEIHRSQAQIEDLEKALAEQGQDMKWIEEKQALYRRNQELVEKIKQMEAEEARLKHDVQDVKDQNELLEFRILELEERERRSPAINFHHGPFTEGKSPLQVYCEAEGVTDIVVAELMKKLDILGDNANLTNEEQVVVIQARTVLTLAEKWLQQIEVTESALQQKMLDLENEKELFSKQKGYLDDELDFRKQSLDQAHKQILELEAMLYDALQQEAGAKISELLSEEEKEKLKSAVEQWKRQVMSELRERDAQILRERMELIQHAQQRIKELEERIEGQKRQIKELEEKLSFFGHSPSGHVQKPTEEATIASAVLSRKTALIAKTEKETLPFQKPQISLIFCY, encoded by the exons GTCAGCAAgttggaaagagagaaaaatcaggaaGTTAAGCAGATCAAAGAGCACGAACAGCATAAAAGTACAGTGGTGGTAACAGAGCTCAAAGTCAAACTTcatgaagagaaaatgaaggagCTCCAAGCTGTTCGAGAAGCACTTTTGAGACAGCACGAAGCTGAGCTACTTagagtaataaaaattaaagataatGAAATCCAGAGACTACAGACCCTTCTCAATGCTGTACGTGATGGGGCTCCTGACAAGGTGAAAACAGTGCTGCTCACAGAGGCGAAGGAGGAGGCCAAGAAGGGGTTTGAagttgagaaaataaaaatgcagcaggaaATTTCAGAGCTGAAGGGGGCTAAGAAACAAGTGGAAGAGGCTTTAACTATGGTCATCCAAGCTGACAAAATTAAAGCAGCTGAGATAAGGAGTGTGTATCACCTGCATCAGGAGGAAATCAGCAGAATTAAGAGGGAGTGTGAGAGAGAAATTCGTAGACTG ATGGAGGAGATTAAATTTAAAGACAGAGCAGTCTACGTGCTGGAGAGAGAGTTAGGGGTTCAAGCCGGGCATGCTCAGAGACTGCAGCTCCAAAAGGAGGCTTTAGATGAACAACTTTCCCAGATCAAAGAGTCTGATCGGCATCTGAGCAGCCCCAAGCGGGAACTTCCTTATGCAAGTGGTGCAGGAGACGCTTCAGATCATTCGGGAAGCCCC GAACAGCAGTTGGATGAAAAGGATGCCCGGCGTTTCCAACTCAAAATCGCTGAGCTGAGTGCCATCATCAGGAAGCTGGAGGACCGGAACGCGCTGCTGTCGGAGGAGAGAAACGAGCTG TTAAAACGTCTTAGAGAAGCTGAAAGTCAGTATAAGCCCATTTTGGACAAAAATAAACGCCTTAGTAGGAAGAATGAAGAATTGTCACATGCCTTACGTcgaatggaaaacaaattaaaatttgtaaCACAAGAAAATATAGCAATG AGACAAAGAGCTGGAACAATAAGGAGACCGAGCTCTCTAAATGACCTTGACCACAgccaggaagaaagagaagttgATTTCCTGAGGCTACAAGTCATTGAACAGCAAAACATCATTGATGAACTCTCCAAG ACCCTGGAAACTGCTGGCTATGTGAAGAGTGTCATG GAACGTGATAAGCTGTTAAGGTAtaggaagcaaaggaaaaaaatgaccagAATTCccaag AAGCCGGTCGTGGAGACGTTTTTCGGCTACGATGaagaagcttccttggagtcTGATGGTTCCTCTATCTCGTACCAAACTGACCGGACAGATCAAACCCCTTGCACTCCTGAAGATGACTTGGAAGAG ggCATGGCCAAGGAAGAGACAGAACTGCGATTTCGGCAGCTGACGATGGAGTACCAGGCTCTGCAACGAGCATACGCCCTATTGCAAGAACAGGTCGGAGGAACATTGGATGCAGAACGAGAAGTTAAG ACACGTGAGCAGCTCCAAGCAGAAATACACCGCTCTCAGGCTCAGATCGAAGACCTGGAGAAGGCCCTTGCTGAGCAGGGGCAG gaTATGAAGTGGATTGAGGAGAAGCAAGCATTGTATAGAAGAAACCAAGAGCTGGTAGAAAAG ataaaaCAAATGGAAGCTGAGGAAGCTCGCTTGAAACACGATGTCCAGGACGTTAAGGATCAAAACGAGCTCCTGGAGTTCAGGATCTTGGAGCTCGAA gagagagaaagacGATCGCCTGCCATCAACTTCCATCACGGTCCTTTTACAGAGGGGAAAAGCCCTCTCCAAGTCTACTGCGAGGCAGAAGGTGTAACA GACATAGTAGTAGCAGAGCTGATGAAAAAATTGGACATTTTAGGGGATAACGCC AATCTGACCAATGAAGAGCAAGTAGTTGTCATACAAGCAAGGACAGTTCTCACGTTGGCTGAAAAG TGGCTACAGCAGATAGAAGTGACGGAGTCTGCCCTGCAGCAGAAGATGCTGGATCTCGAGAACGAAAAG GAGCTGTTCAGCAAGCAGAAGGGCTACCTGGATGATGAGCTCGACTTCAGGAAACAGTCCTTGGACCAAGCTCACAAG CAAATTCTGGAATTAGAAGCCATGCTCTATGATGCCCTGCAGCAAGAAGCTGGAGCCAAAATTTCCGAACTTctttcagaagaggagaaagagaaactgaagagCGCTGTAGAGCAATGGAAGAGGCAGGTGATGAGCGAGCTCCGGGAGAGGGACGCCCAAATCCTGCGAGAAAGGATGGAGCTCATTCAACACGCACAGCAG AGAATTAAAGAGCTAGAAGAAAGAATTGAAGGccaaaaaagacaaataaaagagTTAGAGGAAAAG ctttCATTCTTTGGTCATAGTCCTTCAGGCCACGTGCAAAAG cCTACTGAGGAAGCTACAATTGCTTCTGCTGTTCTTAGCAGGAAGACAGCATTGATTgccaagacagaaaaagagacatTGCCGTTTCAGAAACCCCAAATATCTCTCATATTTTGCTACTGA
- the JAKMIP3 gene encoding janus kinase and microtubule-interacting protein 3 isoform X4 encodes MSKKGTSSRARGEKPDALAALQAANEELRAKLTDIQIELQQEKSKVSKLEREKNQEVKQIKEHEQHKSTVVVTELKVKLHEEKMKELQAVREALLRQHEAELLRVIKIKDNEIQRLQTLLNAVRDGAPDKVKTVLLTEAKEEAKKGFEVEKIKMQQEISELKGAKKQVEEALTMVIQADKIKAAEIRSVYHLHQEEISRIKRECEREIRRLMEEIKFKDRAVYVLERELGVQAGHAQRLQLQKEALDEQLSQIKESDRHLSSPKRELPYASGAGDASDHSGSPQLDEKDARRFQLKIAELSAIIRKLEDRNALLSEERNELLKRLREAESQYKPILDKNKRLSRKNEELSHALRRMENKLKFVTQENIAMRQRAGTIRRPSSLNDLDHSQEEREVDFLRLQVIEQQNIIDELSKTLETAGYVKSVMERDKLLRYRKQRKKMTRIPKKPVVETFFGYDEEASLESDGSSISYQTDRTDQTPCTPEDDLEEGMAKEETELRFRQLTMEYQALQRAYALLQEQVGGTLDAEREVKTREQLQAEIHRSQAQIEDLEKALAEQGQDMKWIEEKQALYRRNQELVEKIKQMEAEEARLKHDVQDVKDQNELLEFRILELEERERRSPAINFHHGPFTEGKSPLQVYCEAEGVTDIVVAELMKKLDILGDNAVSNLTNEEQVVVIQARTVLTLAEKWLQQIEVTESALQQKMLDLENEKELFSKQKGYLDDELDFRKQSLDQAHKQILELEAMLYDALQQEAGAKISELLSEEEKEKLKSAVEQWKRQVMSELRERDAQILRERMELIQHAQQRIKELEERIEGQKRQIKELEEKLSFFGHSPSGHVQKPTEEATIASAVLSRKTALIAKTEKETLPFQKPQISLIFCY; translated from the exons GTCAGCAAgttggaaagagagaaaaatcaggaaGTTAAGCAGATCAAAGAGCACGAACAGCATAAAAGTACAGTGGTGGTAACAGAGCTCAAAGTCAAACTTcatgaagagaaaatgaaggagCTCCAAGCTGTTCGAGAAGCACTTTTGAGACAGCACGAAGCTGAGCTACTTagagtaataaaaattaaagataatGAAATCCAGAGACTACAGACCCTTCTCAATGCTGTACGTGATGGGGCTCCTGACAAGGTGAAAACAGTGCTGCTCACAGAGGCGAAGGAGGAGGCCAAGAAGGGGTTTGAagttgagaaaataaaaatgcagcaggaaATTTCAGAGCTGAAGGGGGCTAAGAAACAAGTGGAAGAGGCTTTAACTATGGTCATCCAAGCTGACAAAATTAAAGCAGCTGAGATAAGGAGTGTGTATCACCTGCATCAGGAGGAAATCAGCAGAATTAAGAGGGAGTGTGAGAGAGAAATTCGTAGACTG ATGGAGGAGATTAAATTTAAAGACAGAGCAGTCTACGTGCTGGAGAGAGAGTTAGGGGTTCAAGCCGGGCATGCTCAGAGACTGCAGCTCCAAAAGGAGGCTTTAGATGAACAACTTTCCCAGATCAAAGAGTCTGATCGGCATCTGAGCAGCCCCAAGCGGGAACTTCCTTATGCAAGTGGTGCAGGAGACGCTTCAGATCATTCGGGAAGCCCC CAGTTGGATGAAAAGGATGCCCGGCGTTTCCAACTCAAAATCGCTGAGCTGAGTGCCATCATCAGGAAGCTGGAGGACCGGAACGCGCTGCTGTCGGAGGAGAGAAACGAGCTG TTAAAACGTCTTAGAGAAGCTGAAAGTCAGTATAAGCCCATTTTGGACAAAAATAAACGCCTTAGTAGGAAGAATGAAGAATTGTCACATGCCTTACGTcgaatggaaaacaaattaaaatttgtaaCACAAGAAAATATAGCAATG AGACAAAGAGCTGGAACAATAAGGAGACCGAGCTCTCTAAATGACCTTGACCACAgccaggaagaaagagaagttgATTTCCTGAGGCTACAAGTCATTGAACAGCAAAACATCATTGATGAACTCTCCAAG ACCCTGGAAACTGCTGGCTATGTGAAGAGTGTCATG GAACGTGATAAGCTGTTAAGGTAtaggaagcaaaggaaaaaaatgaccagAATTCccaag AAGCCGGTCGTGGAGACGTTTTTCGGCTACGATGaagaagcttccttggagtcTGATGGTTCCTCTATCTCGTACCAAACTGACCGGACAGATCAAACCCCTTGCACTCCTGAAGATGACTTGGAAGAG ggCATGGCCAAGGAAGAGACAGAACTGCGATTTCGGCAGCTGACGATGGAGTACCAGGCTCTGCAACGAGCATACGCCCTATTGCAAGAACAGGTCGGAGGAACATTGGATGCAGAACGAGAAGTTAAG ACACGTGAGCAGCTCCAAGCAGAAATACACCGCTCTCAGGCTCAGATCGAAGACCTGGAGAAGGCCCTTGCTGAGCAGGGGCAG gaTATGAAGTGGATTGAGGAGAAGCAAGCATTGTATAGAAGAAACCAAGAGCTGGTAGAAAAG ataaaaCAAATGGAAGCTGAGGAAGCTCGCTTGAAACACGATGTCCAGGACGTTAAGGATCAAAACGAGCTCCTGGAGTTCAGGATCTTGGAGCTCGAA gagagagaaagacGATCGCCTGCCATCAACTTCCATCACGGTCCTTTTACAGAGGGGAAAAGCCCTCTCCAAGTCTACTGCGAGGCAGAAGGTGTAACA GACATAGTAGTAGCAGAGCTGATGAAAAAATTGGACATTTTAGGGGATAACGCCGTAAGT AATCTGACCAATGAAGAGCAAGTAGTTGTCATACAAGCAAGGACAGTTCTCACGTTGGCTGAAAAG TGGCTACAGCAGATAGAAGTGACGGAGTCTGCCCTGCAGCAGAAGATGCTGGATCTCGAGAACGAAAAG GAGCTGTTCAGCAAGCAGAAGGGCTACCTGGATGATGAGCTCGACTTCAGGAAACAGTCCTTGGACCAAGCTCACAAG CAAATTCTGGAATTAGAAGCCATGCTCTATGATGCCCTGCAGCAAGAAGCTGGAGCCAAAATTTCCGAACTTctttcagaagaggagaaagagaaactgaagagCGCTGTAGAGCAATGGAAGAGGCAGGTGATGAGCGAGCTCCGGGAGAGGGACGCCCAAATCCTGCGAGAAAGGATGGAGCTCATTCAACACGCACAGCAG AGAATTAAAGAGCTAGAAGAAAGAATTGAAGGccaaaaaagacaaataaaagagTTAGAGGAAAAG ctttCATTCTTTGGTCATAGTCCTTCAGGCCACGTGCAAAAG cCTACTGAGGAAGCTACAATTGCTTCTGCTGTTCTTAGCAGGAAGACAGCATTGATTgccaagacagaaaaagagacatTGCCGTTTCAGAAACCCCAAATATCTCTCATATTTTGCTACTGA